TCCGTGTGGCAGTTCAAACATGCTTCTTCCAATTTTGCAGGCAAGCGGTCCTCGGAGTGAACGGAGTGTGCGGTATGGCACTCGGTGCAGCCGGGCAAGCCTTCCTTGCCGGCTTTCGCAAGCCGTCCGTGAATGCCGACATCATAGCTTTCGTAGGCAGCGGTTCGTCCGCGAACGGGCGAATGCATCCTATTGTGGCATTGTTCGCACGAGCGGTCAATGCGAACACGGTCGGCTTTAGAATCACCTCCGGTGATGGGGTGCATATTGTGCGTGCCGTGGCAGGCCGCGCACTTCAAGACACCTTCGTGCCCGCCCATAGCAACTTGCGCGGCCACGTCCTTGTGGCAGGCGGCGCAATTGACGGCGGCGAGGTCTTCGTCATGCGGGAAGTCATCGAATCCTTTGAGATCGGCATGGCAGTCCACACAGGCGAGCTTGGCGTGTTTCGTTTTGGCCAGTGAGTCGGAGGTCACACAGAGTGACGTAATCGTGCCGTCCTTGTTGGTGCGGGTCAACGTCGCATCGGAGTGGCAATCCACGCATGCGGCGTCGTCGCCCGCATAGGCGGGAAGCGCCAAGAACGCCAGAAGCAGAATAGGAAGAAGAATGCGTTTCATGATTATTTCTTTATCTTCGCGCCGGGTAAAGACGCTGGATAGGTAATATCTTCGTCGTGACAGGAGTTGCACGTCGGTGCAACGGCGAAGTTGCGATTCACGTGACACTCATCGCAATTGATTTCGGCGTGAGCCTCATTCAGAGCGAAGCCAGTGCGCGCGTGTTTGAACGTGTTCTGGTCCCAGTTCTTGTGGCAGTTCGCGCAGTCCGGGGACGGTTTCGTGAAGTGATACGGTGAACCATGGCAGCGCTTGCACGTCAACCGGCTGTGATAGGATTTGAGCGGCCAGCCGGTGCGGTCATGAGAGAAGGCAGTAGCCTCCTGTTTCATGTGGCACTGGTCGCAGCTCATTTCAGAGTGACACTGATTGCAGATACCGTGCAGCGCCTCTTCACTGTGCCGGATTTCGGTTTTCGTTTCGGCAGACTTGGCGTGACAGGAGGCACAGCCTTCAGCATGGTGACATGAAGCGCAATCAATACCGTATTTCTCGGTGTGATTGCGGTGGAACAAGGTCACGACAGTACCGCCGCCGTAGGTGGAGTGCCAGACTTTCTTTTCCGGCTCGACCAAGCCTTTGAAGCGGCTGCCGGACTTCGGCATTTGCGGATGCGGTGACGCGAGTTCCTGTCCCTTTTTGGCGTGACAGACTTCGCAGGCGGTGTCGTGGCTCCAATCCTGATGGCAGCCGAGACATTGCCGGTGATAGGCGCCTTTGAGTCCGGGCTGTTCGAGATTCTCATCGGCGATGTGCGCGGGATGGCAGTTCTTGCAGGCCGTGATGCCGCCGACTTCCTGAAAGTGGTGGCAGTCCTGACAGCCGCGGTCCATGGCAGTCATTTCAGCATGCAGACGATGGGAGAAGCGGACAGGTTCGTATTCGGCTTCGAGGTCGTCAATCATGATTTCATCAGGCCCCATTTTCAAATCTTCGGGAGTCGCGCGCGGTCGCGGGCAGCCACGAAGGCAGGGGTCTTCAACGGTCGGAGTGCTGCAGACGTGGCACTCGCCGCAGCCATTGGACGTCGCTTTGACGGGCTGTGCTTTGGCGAGGGCGAAATCGTTACACAGAAGCAGCGCAAGGAGTGTAGCGAGAGTATAAAGTATTTGCATGGCCGGATTTCTCCGCCACAATATAGTTGGTTAATGACGTTTGGGTCGCGAGTTCAAAGCCTTCCAGAAGGGAACGAAGGAGAGCAGACCCAGAATAGCAACAATATACTCTCCGGCTTGAGTGACGAGCGTGAATTCGTGTAATGTATGCATGTTGTCATCGTCTCCTTAGTGGGCATCGCCCTTGTAGTCGGGATGCTGGAGCAGAATCGGCATTCGGTTGACAATGAACTGGTAGAGGAGCACACCGACCGTGAAAATCGTCACGGTGACGGCGATTTCCTTCCAATGCGGGATGTAGCGTTCGGCGGCGTTCCAGTTGAATGAAATGACCGACACGTTGAGGCGATTCAGCACGAGTCCGACGACCGTCCAGACAGCGGCAACACGCGCCATGGTCGCATTCAAGTGACGGACGGCGAACAGGAACAGGAAGGCAGGCGCGAGAATGAAACCGAAGATTTCGAACAGGAACCAGAGTCCGTAGCCGGAGCTAAAGAGCAGATGCCATTGATGTTCATGCGCGACGCCGATGATTTTCAACCAGAAGTACATGTAGAGTACCAGCGCTCCGCCTTTGGCCAAACCGAGGATGAGCTTGTCGAGATCGCGATGGCTCATGTGAGCGGTCTGCATTTTGAAATAGCGATGGGCGAGGCTCGCCTCGATGATAATCATGCCGATGCCGCCCGAGACGGCCGAGATAATGAAGAAGACAGGGAGGTACATGCTGTACCAGAGCGGGTGCAATTTTCCCGGTGCGATTAAGAACAGTGCGCCGAGAGAAGATTGATGCAGAGTCGAGAGGACGACGGCCATAACCGTTGCGCCGAGGGTAAGCTTGACCGCCCATGCGCGGAGCCGTTTGGCACCGAGCCATTCGAAAAGGGGCGGGAAGAACTCCACGAATTGGCAGAACAGATACAGCGCGACGCACCAACCGACTTCGAACATAACGGAGCTTGTGCCGAGGGAAACAAACATCGGATAGGGGAGACGCCACGGCCTTCCCAAGTCAAAGGCGAGTCCGACGACGACGAGCGCGTAGCCGAGAAATCCGGTGAGGATTGCAGGTCTGACGAGCGGATTGTACTCCTTCATTCCGAAGATATGCGAAATCGTGCCGATGATGAAACCACCTGCGGCCAAGGCGACTCCGCAGAGAACGTCAATGCCAATCCAGATACCCCACGGGTTATTGTCGGTGAGGTTTGTAATGGCTCCG
This genomic interval from bacterium contains the following:
- the nrfD gene encoding polysulfide reductase NrfD, translating into MTPREYFKSLMTPGHYIAWAILAIGLPITFQRFTGGLGAITNLTDNNPWGIWIGIDVLCGVALAAGGFIIGTISHIFGMKEYNPLVRPAILTGFLGYALVVVGLAFDLGRPWRLPYPMFVSLGTSSVMFEVGWCVALYLFCQFVEFFPPLFEWLGAKRLRAWAVKLTLGATVMAVVLSTLHQSSLGALFLIAPGKLHPLWYSMYLPVFFIISAVSGGIGMIIIEASLAHRYFKMQTAHMSHRDLDKLILGLAKGGALVLYMYFWLKIIGVAHEHQWHLLFSSGYGLWFLFEIFGFILAPAFLFLFAVRHLNATMARVAAVWTVVGLVLNRLNVSVISFNWNAAERYIPHWKEIAVTVTIFTVGVLLYQFIVNRMPILLQHPDYKGDAH